The Flavobacteriales bacterium genome contains the following window.
ATCGAGCTGCACCACCGCTGAGGTTCCGGGCAAATACCCTCCACGAGGTGTGGGTTGAGCGAGCAGTACTCCTAAGTGGCGCTGAGCAGGAATATGCCAGCTATCGGTATTGTAGGCGATCAAACTTCGAACGTTGGGCGTAAAATCCCCAACTTCTCTGTCGTCCCGAGAGGCTCTAACAGCTGAAATATCTTCAAGCCCAAGTGTAGTGTTCACCTGGATCAGGCCCGGATAAATATGTTGACCACCGGCATCGATAACCTCATATTGTGTACGATCGATCCGCACAGCCGACATGTCGCCCACTGCAGTTATCATTCCTTCTTCTATAAAGATGTAGGCGTTCTCAATGACCTCTCCATTACCTACGTGGGCCGTACCTCCGATTATAGCGATCGGACCTGTTTGTAGCGATCCGGGAGTCGGAATCTGAGCAATGGCAGTCAACGCGAAAAAGGCGGCGATTATGCTGAATAAACTTTTCATTCCCTCTTTAATTTAATATTCGATACCTTGTTCCAACATATCATCACAATGCCAATGGTGATGCTCTTCTTCAGCTGGCTCCTGTGTTGGAGCACCTTTGGCCTTTTCGCCCCGCATGGCGGCGATCAAACGCTGTCGCTCCTCCTCGATCCACTGCAAACGAGCCGCATCGCGATCTCGATCAAAATACACGCGCCCATCGACCAGCGTCGTTTGGGCCTCTGCGTAAACACTCAACGGATGGTCGGTCCATAGGACGATGTCGGCACTCTTTCCCTCCTCAACGGTTCCCATTTCGGCGTTGAGATGCAGTAACTTGGCCGGATTCAAAGTCACCATTTTCAGGGCTTCCACTTCCGATACGCCGCCGTACTTCACCGCTTTGGCCGCCTCCTGATTCAAACGGCGCCCCATCTCGGCATCGTCGGAGTTAATCGCCACGGTAATGCCCGCCTCATGCATCAAGGCCGCATTGTACGGAATGGCCTCCTTCACTTCGTATTTGTACGCCCACCAGTCCGCAAAAGTGGATCCGCCAACGCCGTGTTCAGCCATTTTATCGGCCACTTTATATCCTTCCAAAATATGGGTGAACGTATTGATCCGGAAACCAAACTGCTCAGCCACATGCATCAGCATATTGATCTCACTTTGCACATAACTGTGGCACGTAATGAACCGCTCTTGCTCCACGATCTCGGCCAAGGCTTCAAGCTCGAGGTCTCGGCGGAACGGTTCGTTCTTGCTTAGCTGCGCCTCAGCGGCGCGATAGTTGGTGGCGCGAGTAAAGGCATTCACATACACTTGTTCCACTCCCATCCTGGTTTGTGGAAAACGCACCCGGTTATCGTCGCCACAATTGCTCTGCTTCACGTTCTCACCTAAGGCGAACTTGATGAATCTGTCCGCTCCTTCAATGTGCATCCCACGAGGATCGGCACCCCAACGGAATTTAACCAGGGCACTCTGTCCGCCGATCGGATTAGCCGAGCCGTGCAACAATTGCGCAGCTACTACTCCGCCCGCGAGCTGACGATAAATATTGATATCCTCTGAATCAATGGCGTCGTACATGCGCACTTCGGCCGAGCTGTTCATAGTGCCCTCGTTGACCCCACTCAAAGCGATGTGCGAATGCTCGTCGACGATTCCCGGGGTTATGTGCATTCCAGTGGCATCGACCTCCACGGCTCCGTTGGTTTTGAGGTCTACACCTACCGCCTCAATGCGGCCATTACGGACCCAAACATCGGCATTTTCCAGAACCTCCTCATCGCCGGCCAACACCCAAACGGTGGCATTGCGGAAAACGACATTGGTATCGCTCGGGGACTCGAAAAGCCCGTAACCATTGAACGGTCGAGGAATGGTGGTCAGTTCTGGAATCTCTGAATCTTCTTTCTTTGATTTGGCTTTTTTGATCGTGTCGACCGGCAAAGCACTCGTATAGGTCGCCGTCCAGCTCACCCAAGAACCATCGCTCCATTGACCGCTTCCGACATATCCGTTATCGGTGCGGAAACCACTCAGCCGTATTGAAGCTGGGCGTCCATCGGGTTGAAAGCTCATCACGAGGTTCTTATCATCGAATTTCGAGGTGACATCGAGCGTGGTACTATCGGTCAAGGCGATCTCCGCGCGGTGTTTCCCCGGTTCTCCCAAGACTTTCCAAGTCCAGCTACTGTCCGCCACAGTTAAATCGTAGACGCCGTTGAAATCATCGGCCCGCAGGGCCTTGTATTCGTGTTTTTGTCCGCCCGTCCAAATCTGATGCACGGTGCACCCTTTGGCGAACAAGGAGGTGTCGGTCACCAAGAGATCGGCCCTAAATCCGGCGTCGACTTGCCCAACCATATCGGAGGCGCCCAGCCAACGGGCCGGCACTGTGGTGAGGGCGGCGAGGGCTACATCCTCGGGCAGTCCTTTATCAATGGCCGTTCGCAGATTCTTCCAGAAATCGCGCTGATTGCTGAGTCCGTCCGTGGTAAATGCGAACTCGATTCCGGCTTCGTGCAGACGACGCGGGTTCTCGGCGGCGTGCTCCCAATGCCACATATCGGCCAACCTCACATCGAGAGCCGCATAAGGATCCTCAACATCGTAGGCATCCGGAAAATCGAGTGGCAGAACGAATCGCGCCCCGGCGGCGGCCAGTTCGGCAGCGCGTTGGTTTTCGTCGCCATTTCCTCGAATGATGAAATCAAAGCCCAACTCTTTCCCTACCTCATCGGCTAAAAGGGCACGCAATCGGTCGCGTACTTCGAAGATGGCCGGCAACCGGCGTTGGTCGTTGAAGGCCACTAGTGTGGCGTTGAATCCGTCCGGGTCGGGCACGGAGGCGTAGTACTGCGCATCGTAATGTGTTTGACGAAGCAGGGCTACGGAGCCCATGATACTACTGGGGTACGATTGAGTACTCGTTCCTTTTTGAAAGCTGAAATGGGTCGATGCCTGAGGAATGATCAGTGCTTCGTTGGCCTCGAAAGCTCCAGTGCTGACCAAGGCACCCGATCCGCGATGGATACCGTCGTGCCGATGAGTCAGAACGGCCGTAAAGCCCAGCTTGCGAAGAGAGCCTGCTGTTTTTTCGGAGGTCTCGAAATGGAGGTACGACTCAAATTCGGACCGGATGGCTTGGTTCCATCCGTAAGGTCCTTTAACGTTACTCTCGAACTGAGGACCGCGTTGGCGATCTCGAGAGCGCTCCGCATCCGGAGTACCGTAGCTCGAATACAGATCGATGAGCCCCGGGTAAACGTATTTTCCCGTGAGGTCGATCTCGCGGTAGCCGGCGGTAGCGGAACCACCTTCAACAACGCGTTCAATGACACCATCGGAGATATACACGGTAGCATTTTCTAGCGTGACAGATTCGTTCATCACAACAGTGGCGTGGGTCAGAGCAAATCGGCCGGGTCGGGTATCGGCCAGGTCGTTGGACTTGCCCATCTGGCCGTAGGCCATAGTAGCGAACAGTAAAAACAGTCCGCACCATAATCTTGCTTGCATAATAAGATCGCTTCAGTTAGCAGGTTAGGAACGCAAGTATAACCAAAAACGGGGCGATTTGATTAATTTGGCGCCCTTGCTACATTATACTACATATGAGCATGGGAGTTCGGACCAGTGGGTAACCTTTATTCACGGGGCCGGTGGATCGTCGAGCATTTGGTTTCGGCAGCTTCGCGCGTTTCGCAAGCACTTCAATGTACTGCTGGTCGATCTGCGCGGACACGGACAAAGCAAGATGCCGGCTCCGTTGAAGCTTCCGCGCTATACATTCGAAGAGATCACCGAGGAAATTCGCGAGGTCATCGACCATTTGAAGATCAAGCGGAGTCATTTCATTGGCATTTCGCTCGGGGCCATCATCGTTCGTGAATTGGCCGAGAAACACGCCACTCGCGTTCAGAGCATGATCATGGCCGGAGCGGTGATGAAGCTGAATCTGCGCGGAAAAATACTCATGCGGCCGGGTGTGTGGTTCAAGAGCGTGGTGCCTTATTTACTGCTGTATAAATTCTTCGCCTTTATAATAATGCCTCGGCGGGCACACCGCGTATCGCGCTTGCTCTTCATTGAGGAAGCGAAGAAACTGGCGCAAAAGGAATTTATACGGTGGTTCAAGCTGGCCGCCGACGTCAACCACAAGCTCAAATGGTTCAGAACCGTGGAGGTCCTCATACCGACCTTGTACTTGATGGGCGACGAGGATCATATGTTTTTGCCGTCCATAAAACATCTTGCCGCGAGGCAAAAATCAGCGCAACTGATCGTGGTACCCAACTCGGGCCACGTAGTCAATATCGATCAACCCGACTTTTTTAACGACCGCAGCATCGCATTCATACAAGCTGTGCCTGCGGCACGAAACGTACCTATCTCATGAAGCTCATCTCTTTCAACGTGAACGGCATCCGTGCCAGTGTCAAGAAAGGATTGTTGGAAACCCTGCAAGAACTCGACGCCGATGTGGTGTGCTTTCAGGAAACCAAGGCAACGCCCGAGCAGGTTGGCGAGGCCTTGACCGGATTGGAAGGCTATCATTTGTACGCTAATTCGGCAGACCGAAAAGGGTACTCAGGTACGGCGATCATTTCCAAGGAGAAGCCCTTGAACGTGAGCATGGATATGGGCATTGAGGAGCACGATACTGAGGGGCGCGTGATCACTGCGGAGTACGAAGATTTTTACCTGGTGACGGCCTATGTGCCGAATTCGGGAAATGGATTGAAGCGACTCGATTATCGCGGGCAATGGGACGTGGATATGGCCGCGTTTTTGGCGGATCTGCAGAGTAAGAAGCCCGTCGTCTTTTGCGGCGACTTGAATGTGGCCCATCAGGAGATCGACATCGCGCGACCAAAGTCAAATTACAACAAAACGGCTGGGTATACCCAACAGGAGATCGATGGGATGGATCGCTTTCTCAATGAAACGGGCATGGCCGACAGCTGGCGGGCACAGCATCCCGACGAAGTAAAGTACAGCTGGTGGAGTTTTCGTGCCGGTGCACGTGAGAAGAACATCGGTTGGCGGCTCGATTATTTTCTGGTCTCAGCACCGTTGATGGAAAAAGTGTCTGATACCTTCATTCTAAATGACGTGCACGGGTCGGATCATTGTCCGGTTGGGGTAGTTCTTAGGTCTTAGCTTTAGCAAAGTTCAATTTTCCGTGAATAAGCTAACGCTAAGGCTAATAGCTATTTAAAAATACCTGATTCGCCGAAGGCGAACCTGATGCGTAGCACTGGTTCCGGCAAATTCACTAAGTCTAAGCCCGAATGCACTTCCTCTTATATCACTTCTAGCGCGAAGCGCCACTGATAACACTTATGAAACTAATAGCGCCACAGGCGCCACCAATAGCATTTCACTCCAGATCAACAAAGCCCTTCTGCTCCGCCAATCCTTTGGTAAGTTCGAGGCATAGGTCGACCACCCATACGCCTCCGCCGTCATCGCCAAGGGGTTCATCTTCTTCAAACGCCGTTACCGCATCTTGCAAGTCCATAGCGTGAATTCCGGCATAGAAGAAAAACTCTCCCGGATCAGCACTTTCGCCATCGATGCGATGCTCGAGGAAAACTTCCCAATAGGTGGCGAAAAAATCTTCCAATGAAGTGTCATCGGCCAGTTCGATCTCGATGTAATCACCTTCGTCCAACAGGTACTCGTCGAGGAAGGTATTCAGTTCGCGCAACTTGCTCATGGTCGTGTAATTTTTTTATAAAGGTAGAACAAAAGGTAACCGGTAAATAAGGGCCGCGAGTTAATAAATAGTTACGGCATCTTTTTCATTGATAAAGAGGTAGTTAGAATACGTTTATTTGGCGTACTTTTGCACCCGTTTTTAACGAACAGCCCATGAAACTGCGCAATATCGCGATCATCGCTCACGTAGACCACGGAAAAACCACCTTGGTCGACAAAATGCTTCACGCCGGAAACCTTTTCGAAGATCACGAAAAGCCAGGCGAACTTATCATGGACTCCAACGATTTGGAGCGTGAGCGAGGCATTACGATCCTAGCCAAGAACGTAAGCGTTCGCTACGGGGATTACAAGATCAACGTAATCGACACTCCGGGACACAGCGATTTCGGTGGTGAGGTAGAGCGCGTATTGAACATGACCGATGGCGTGCTGTTGCTGGTCGATGCCTTTGAGGGCCCTATGCCGCAAACGCGATTCGTACTGAGCAAGGCCATTGAAATGGGCTTGAAACCCATCGTGGTGATCAACAAGGTCGACAAGCCAAACTGTACTCCGGAAGAAGTACACGAAATGGTATTCGACCTCATGTTCCACCTCGACGCTACAGAGGAGCAGCTCGATTTCCCTACGGCATCTGGTTCGGCCAAGCAAGGCTGGATGGCCGAGGACTGGAAAGCTCCAACCGACAACATCAACTACTTGCTCGACATGATCATTGAGCATATTCTCGCTCCTGAAAAACGCGAGGGAACGCCACAGATGTTGATCACCTCGCTCGACTATTCTTCGTTCGTAGGTCGTATCGCGATTGGTCGAATCCACCGAGGCAGTATCAAGGCCAACCAGAATGTGAACTTGGTAAAACGCGACGGTAAAGTCGTGAAATCCAAGATCAAGGAGGTTTTCGTTTTTGAAGGATTCGAAAAGGTAAAGGTTGACGAAGTACACAGCGGTGAGATCTGTGCCTTGACCGGATTAGAAGGGTTCGACATTGGAGATACGGTAGCCGATTTCGAAGCGCCGGAGGCCTTGCCGACCATCAAGATCGACGAGCCCACGATGAGTATGACCTTCACCATCAACGACTCGCCGTTTTTTGGTAAAAAAGGGAAGTTCGTCACCTCGCGCCACATCAAAGAGCGTCTCGAAAAAGAGATGGAAAAGAATTTGGCCTTACGTGTTGAGGAAACGGGTTCAGCAGACACCTTTAAAGTGTTCGGACGCGGCGTTTTGCACTTAAGCGTATTGATCGAGACCATGCATCGCGAAGGTTACGAGCTGCAAATTGGTCAGCCTCAGGTGATCCTGAAAGAGATCGACGGGGTTAAGATGGAGCCCGTAGAGCACTTGACCATCGATTTGCCCGAAAACGTGAGTGGTAAAGCCATCGAAGCGGTGACTCTTCGCAAAGGAGATATGCTGACCATGGAACCAAAGGGAGACCGAATTCACCTCGAATTCCAGATCCCATCACGCGGACTCATCGGTTTGAGAAACTATTTGCTCACGGCAACCGCAGGAGAAGCTATCATGAGCCATCGCTTAATGGAATTTCAACCTTATAAAGGAGATATCCCTGGTCGCCAGAACGGCTCTTTGATCGCTCTGGAGACCGGTACGGCCTTTCCTTACTCGATCAACAACTTGCAGGACCGGGGAACCTTTTTCATTGCGCCGAATGTCAACATTTACGAGGGGCAGGTGATCGGTGAGAACAATCATCCCGGCGATTTGACCATCAACGTGACCAAGACAAAGAAGCTTTCGAACATGCGTTCATCTGGTGCTGATGAAAAGATGCGTATTGCTCCGCCCGTAGAATTCACTCTTGAAGAAGCGTTGGAGTATATCCAATCTGATGAATTCGTGGAAGTGACCTCACAGAGCATCCGATTGAGGAAGATCCACTTGAAAGAGCACGAGCGTAAACGCGCAGGTAAGTAAACCTATGGACTTCAACTTCCTCATATCGACGGCGGTCTTGTTGTTTTTCGTACTCGACCCTTTCGGTAATGTGCCGCTGGTGCTGACCATCCTCAAAGATGTACCAGCAGAGCGGCGCCGAAAGATCATCGTTCGCGAGGTACTGATCGGACTCCTGAT
Protein-coding sequences here:
- a CDS encoding alpha/beta hydrolase, with the translated sequence MLHYTTYEHGSSDQWVTFIHGAGGSSSIWFRQLRAFRKHFNVLLVDLRGHGQSKMPAPLKLPRYTFEEITEEIREVIDHLKIKRSHFIGISLGAIIVRELAEKHATRVQSMIMAGAVMKLNLRGKILMRPGVWFKSVVPYLLLYKFFAFIIMPRRAHRVSRLLFIEEAKKLAQKEFIRWFKLAADVNHKLKWFRTVEVLIPTLYLMGDEDHMFLPSIKHLAARQKSAQLIVVPNSGHVVNIDQPDFFNDRSIAFIQAVPAARNVPIS
- a CDS encoding amidohydrolase family protein; translated protein: MQARLWCGLFLLFATMAYGQMGKSNDLADTRPGRFALTHATVVMNESVTLENATVYISDGVIERVVEGGSATAGYREIDLTGKYVYPGLIDLYSSYGTPDAERSRDRQRGPQFESNVKGPYGWNQAIRSEFESYLHFETSEKTAGSLRKLGFTAVLTHRHDGIHRGSGALVSTGAFEANEALIIPQASTHFSFQKGTSTQSYPSSIMGSVALLRQTHYDAQYYASVPDPDGFNATLVAFNDQRRLPAIFEVRDRLRALLADEVGKELGFDFIIRGNGDENQRAAELAAAGARFVLPLDFPDAYDVEDPYAALDVRLADMWHWEHAAENPRRLHEAGIEFAFTTDGLSNQRDFWKNLRTAIDKGLPEDVALAALTTVPARWLGASDMVGQVDAGFRADLLVTDTSLFAKGCTVHQIWTGGQKHEYKALRADDFNGVYDLTVADSSWTWKVLGEPGKHRAEIALTDSTTLDVTSKFDDKNLVMSFQPDGRPASIRLSGFRTDNGYVGSGQWSDGSWVSWTATYTSALPVDTIKKAKSKKEDSEIPELTTIPRPFNGYGLFESPSDTNVVFRNATVWVLAGDEEVLENADVWVRNGRIEAVGVDLKTNGAVEVDATGMHITPGIVDEHSHIALSGVNEGTMNSSAEVRMYDAIDSEDINIYRQLAGGVVAAQLLHGSANPIGGQSALVKFRWGADPRGMHIEGADRFIKFALGENVKQSNCGDDNRVRFPQTRMGVEQVYVNAFTRATNYRAAEAQLSKNEPFRRDLELEALAEIVEQERFITCHSYVQSEINMLMHVAEQFGFRINTFTHILEGYKVADKMAEHGVGGSTFADWWAYKYEVKEAIPYNAALMHEAGITVAINSDDAEMGRRLNQEAAKAVKYGGVSEVEALKMVTLNPAKLLHLNAEMGTVEEGKSADIVLWTDHPLSVYAEAQTTLVDGRVYFDRDRDAARLQWIEEERQRLIAAMRGEKAKGAPTQEPAEEEHHHWHCDDMLEQGIEY
- the typA gene encoding translational GTPase TypA; this translates as MKLRNIAIIAHVDHGKTTLVDKMLHAGNLFEDHEKPGELIMDSNDLERERGITILAKNVSVRYGDYKINVIDTPGHSDFGGEVERVLNMTDGVLLLVDAFEGPMPQTRFVLSKAIEMGLKPIVVINKVDKPNCTPEEVHEMVFDLMFHLDATEEQLDFPTASGSAKQGWMAEDWKAPTDNINYLLDMIIEHILAPEKREGTPQMLITSLDYSSFVGRIAIGRIHRGSIKANQNVNLVKRDGKVVKSKIKEVFVFEGFEKVKVDEVHSGEICALTGLEGFDIGDTVADFEAPEALPTIKIDEPTMSMTFTINDSPFFGKKGKFVTSRHIKERLEKEMEKNLALRVEETGSADTFKVFGRGVLHLSVLIETMHREGYELQIGQPQVILKEIDGVKMEPVEHLTIDLPENVSGKAIEAVTLRKGDMLTMEPKGDRIHLEFQIPSRGLIGLRNYLLTATAGEAIMSHRLMEFQPYKGDIPGRQNGSLIALETGTAFPYSINNLQDRGTFFIAPNVNIYEGQVIGENNHPGDLTINVTKTKKLSNMRSSGADEKMRIAPPVEFTLEEALEYIQSDEFVEVTSQSIRLRKIHLKEHERKRAGK
- the xth gene encoding exodeoxyribonuclease III → MKLISFNVNGIRASVKKGLLETLQELDADVVCFQETKATPEQVGEALTGLEGYHLYANSADRKGYSGTAIISKEKPLNVSMDMGIEEHDTEGRVITAEYEDFYLVTAYVPNSGNGLKRLDYRGQWDVDMAAFLADLQSKKPVVFCGDLNVAHQEIDIARPKSNYNKTAGYTQQEIDGMDRFLNETGMADSWRAQHPDEVKYSWWSFRAGAREKNIGWRLDYFLVSAPLMEKVSDTFILNDVHGSDHCPVGVVLRS